The genomic segment GTACAACTTTTTGGGCATCAGTATTGTGGGTCAGAGTAATGAGAGGGGAGATGGAGGGATCTACATTGGCTCTATCATGAAGGGTGGAGCTGTGGCTGCAGACGGACGCATAGAGCCTGGGGACATGCtgttgcaggtgtgtgtgtgtgtgttaatgtcagTATAAGACAAAGAGATGGTGCTCCATAGCCAGTCCCACAATCGGCTTCAAGTTATGGGATTTCTTAGTTAAGCTGTTACTCTGAAAATATGTTACCTCCTAATGTGACTATGCAGTGTAAGAGCCATCCTTTATTGTCATACTGAATCAGAATTAGTCGAAATAGAAGTTTACAACTTGGCTGATTGTTTGGTTTTCATTTGTCACTGCAGGTGAACGACATCAACTTTGAGAACATGAGCAATGACGATGCAGTACGAGTGCTGAGGGACATTGTGCACAAACCAGGGTAAGCAGCAACCATTAATACGtacttgaacatttttcatcaagtaatgaaaataaatgttgtggaATAAAATACAGGACATATTGAAGGGGACTATAAATTGATTCTGTGCTTGTGAACAGCCCCATTACTCTGACTGTGGCAAAGTGCTGGGACCCCAACCCTCGGAGCTGCTTCGCTCTACCCAGGAGtgagtctctgtctgtctcgtGTGTCTCTTACTTTATCTCTTTATGCCTAACTTTGGCTTTGGAAAGATGACCCAACTCTGACCAGGTAATATTCTTTTCATCAAACAGGCGAGCCAATCCGACCCATTGACCCAGCTGCGTGGGTGTCCCACACAGCGGCTATGACTGGGGTTTATCCTGCGTACGGTATGAGCCCTTCCATGAGCACTGTCACCTCCACCAGCTCCTCTATCAGCAGCTCTATCCCGGAGACTGAAAGTGAGTCACATCGCCCCTTGCTGTTATGGCTTGTTATCAGTGCACTTAAACTCAAAAGAACTTGCATCTGATGCTGACTCGCAGCTACTTACTTTACCCTACATTATCCTCAGTGTTGTTCTTGTTATGATCAGTTTCTCTGTGATGACCCTCAGAAAAAGCACTTTTTTACTACGTATGGCAACACTTTTTTGTGTGGCATTTTAGCATTTTTTGTAAttagtattttattatttttcaatgAACAGTGTCACATTGTGGTTAGCAAATCAAATGACTTAATTATACTTATacacactgtaaaaaagaaaaatattaatatataacaagaaaaaaaatgcaataatagACAGAAATATATGTAGGCATTTTATCATTTGTTGATACAAAAGCTGAAGAAATACAGgaaaagtgagaaagagagagtggggtagaCATGCATGTAAAGGTTGTGTCTGAGATTCAAACCTACCAACCATTGCATCAAGGATGATAGCATCTGTATGTGGGGTGCCTGCTCTATCAAACTGAGCTCAAACAGACCAGTCAGCCAGAATTTTTGGAGTTTcaaaaatttcaatttttgaaCACTTGCCTTTCAGATTGGAGCCCCACCCTCTAAACCTCTAAAGATGCACTAACATCAGTATCTCCCTGGAACTTAGTGAATCTCCATCTTAAGTGTTGCCCTTCCTTTTCACTGCATTCCTGGGATGACTCTCTGTTCCAGTTTTTTCTGTGTTCAGCCTCACAGACTCCAACTGCTCAATAACTCTTGTCAAGACTAAGCCATAACTCACAACCTTTGTACCCCTGTAATTTTGGtaaaagacaccaacatgtttttttctgtcttgagAAAACGTAACACACTCTCACAGCGTCTTGACCGAACTGATGTGATCCACATTTCTGGAGACTTCTCTTTAAAATAGATCATGAACTTCTTGTGACCCTTATGAAAACAAGATCAATCACATTAATCACACTGGGAAAAACTCTTTGAGTTTGGATTGTGGCTGCAGTGTACGGTTAAGTAATGTGCTTTGTTGTGCTTTTgcaaactgtattgttgcaaAGAGTCATTTCAATAGCAGCTACAGTGACATTTAGAGCAGAAAAGTTTTATAATCATTGTATCTGTTCTACGAGTTCAGGTGGGGCCAGCGATCATAAAGGGTTGGGTTCAACAGTTTCTACAAGATAAAAGCTTCCACGGTGCATAATGTGGTGCAGGCACTTGAAAGATTGAGTTTTGGATAAAGGGTGCAACTGCTATAAGTGTGCACCATCAGGCAAAAGATTTATGAGGTATGTTAATCAATCTAGTGTTTATAAACTAGAGGTGGGGAAATTCCTTAAGAACATATATATACTCTTGGTCACAGGTCATTGGGTAATTAAGGAAATCAATGATTGAAGCAGACATAGATAAGACTGATAGAATGCGTTGATTACACCAAAGGTGAATTAAAACACTTGATATGAAGAACCTCCACGACATGTTATGATACTTATCCAGGAAGGACATTTACTTGATCATGATCAGGGGCTTGATCAGGAGCTGTTATCCCTGTAAAATAAGATCTGGTGTTATTCATGGTCAGGACTGCACAGAGGTCAAATCACAGTCCAGACCACAAGAAACCAAATATTATCTGTGGTAAATTCCAAAACTGACCAACATTTTTGTACTTGTGTAGATTTGGTAACAGCACAACACTTGATTTTTGAGAAGGACTATTCCGGTGATCTTGAAAACATGTTCTGTGGTGTACACACGTACAAATCTCTGACACATTTGAAACTATATCAGCCCTTTTCAGGAGAAAAGTGGTTCAGCCCTTGTGGTAACTTGACTGTGTGTCATCTGATCTTTCCCAGGGTTCGATGACTTCCACCTCTCCATCCACAGCGAAATGGCAACAGTTGCTAAGGCAATGGCCTGCCCGGAGTCAGGTCTGGAGGTGCGAGACAGGATGTGGCTCAAGATAACCATCGCTAACGCTTTTATTGGTACGTCTGTCGGAGCAGAAGCCATGGTCCCGCATTTATCATTTTCTTCATCAGTATGCAGACACACCTCTGCTCTTTATTAGCTTAGTTCAGCCTGTATTAACCATCAGATGTTCAGTGTTATGGCTAAGATGAAAACTAAAAGCCTATTGTGtcaaaaaatacattatcaaTTGTTATAGTGCTAAAATGATTTTTGATTATTTCAATAATCCATTGCCCTAACTTTTCATATTGTTCCACACCAGAGTAGTGTTATCTTCATAGGTAAAAATTATGtgagttagtttttttttttaatgttatgaTTTGCAAATCATCGAAACCCaatattttattgaaaataCCATGATTTTCATCAATTTATCGATGTTGAAATTAAGAAAATTACTCTGAAATGATATGTGAAAGTTAAAATCGATGctaacttgttttaaaaaaagttgagacGATGGtaatataaaaatgattaaaagatTCAGACAATCTGTAGAAATCTCTGTAGACAAGGGACAAAGCAGACAAACAACACTGGGCGATCGTGATCTTCAGGCCTTCAGACTGCCATTCATGAAAAACTGTCCTGAGGTCTAATGAGTCAACATTTGACTCTCTCATGGTGGCCCCATTCTCCAGGCTAAAGAGTAGAGAGAGCATCCAGCTTGTTCTCAGCGCACAGTTCGAAAGCCATAATCTGTGATTGTGTGGGGGTGCATTAGCGTACATGCCATGGGTAACCTGCACATTTATGAAAGCCCCATTGATGCTGACAAAGTGTTGTAAAACCAAAAAGTATTGCAACTTCATGATAAACATGACCCTGCCCCAACTTTTATGAAACATCTTGCCGGCATCAAATGCAAAATGGGCACATCCTTTTCCAAAAACACTGATCTAAGGTATGATTGTAAGATAGTTTTTAGCGAATATGGGGGTgcaatgttttgcaaatcatcacattctgtttttattttacattttgattattttacatcttaactcttcattaaaagggGTTGTGAAATGTGTATGTCCTTCAGGTTCTGATGTGGTGGACTGGCTCTTCCATCATGTTGAAGGGTTCTCAGATCGCAGAGAAGCCCGTAAATATGCCAGCAACCTGCTAAAGGCTGGCTACATCCGACACACTGTCAACAAGATCACCTTTTCTGAACAATGTTATTACATCTTCGGAGATCTCTGTGGCAGTAAGTGGACACTCAGCTCTTTTTAAACCTAACACCTGCTTTGATTTGTAGCTATAATAACAAAGTGTTCGGGTTAAGTTGTATCTGTGTTTCCTGTAATGCCTTCTACTGCCATATCCACTGATTACAGTGACGATTATAGGCACTCATTGGGGTGTTTTCTACGAATAGGGTGTAAAGTTGAATGTCTAAATCAATTTTTTCCTTCCATCTCCCACAGACATGACCCACCTGTCTATTCATGACCATGATGGTTCCAGTGGGGGCGCCTCAGATCAGGACACTCTCCCCCCTCTGCCACATCCTGGGGCAGCCCCCTGGCCCATGGCCCTTCCTTACCAGTTCCCCATTCCTCACCCATATGACCTGCCACAGCCATTCCATGGAGGACCAGGAGCTGGTAGTGCAGGAAGCCAGCACAGCGGTGAGTACAGCAAGCAAATGGTGTATGTTTTACATCAAAATGTCTGTAGATTTTTTTCAATGTCTCCATAGTTTCCCTTTCCTCCTGCAGGCAATCATTTGTTTGACTAATTTTGACTTGCATGAATCCATGTAAGCTATGACTGCTTAGCTCGTAAATTAGCAAACTACAAACCTCATGAAATTACTTTTCAAGCTACGGAGATTTTGTTTTACGTGTCCCTTATAGGAATTTAAAGGACTTATTCCCATGTTGTACTGCATTGAAATATTGTTTGATCTCTTATCCAGAAAACAGGCTACCTCTGTTAAGAGTTACATTTCCCCTCCAACAGCTCCGAAACGGtcttatttacatgttttattttgtgtatttaatgtgTAGAAATAGAAAACCAGACATTGTggtttaaaaagctgtttgctTAACGCAATGGAGATATTTACTGACAGCTGGAACCAATGGCTGTGCAGAACATCCCAGACGTCATGTCCTGATTTTGTGGTCGCACACTTCCACGTAGTCATAAATAGTTTACCTACTTATGAGATACAACATGGTACAATTTTGGAGTTTTTTCTAGGTTAAAGTTTTGATGCTTAGCTTGTCCCATGCCTACTTTTGTATAAGATGCAAatagatttacatgaaaatctttTGCAATGTCCGATTGTTCTTTTACAAACTGTTAGAGTTATCATTAGACTGAAGACCTTGTCTTGAAAGCAAGAAGACTGTTTCTGGTAATACAATAAAGACATGTAATTGCCTTTGGCTGAGTATTTCAGCCTGTGGGAGGCAGTGATTGCTCAGTGACCGTGTCTGCATTAGTCATGCAGCTCTCATGAAAGTCTCCCACAAACTGGGTCAGTACTGCCTGCCTCacttctctctcacacagaagGGAGAGAGTGGCTCATggagacattttattttcaatgtttgttAGATAATAACACAGTGTCTTTACCTCTGTCCATAGGAAGCAGCGGTTCCAACTGCAGTAAGAACGAGGGACGGAAGTCTGGTGGCAGCGGCAGTGAACCAGAGATCAGGAGCCACCGAGCTCCAAGTGAGCGCTCAGTGGCTCCCCCTAGTGAGCGAAGCGTCCGTAGCTCTGTCAGCCACCGCAGTGCCAACTCCCACTCAATAGCCTACGGTCCTGGCCTTATCTACGGCCCCCCTGGCCTGCCCCCCCAGCCGCAACATCTATCTACAGCAGCACCTGGCGCCCCACCAGGCAGAGAGCTCGCCACTGTGCCACCTGAGCT from the Labrus bergylta chromosome 4, fLabBer1.1, whole genome shotgun sequence genome contains:
- the LOC109991971 gene encoding segment polarity protein dishevelled homolog DVL-3 isoform X1 is translated as MGETKIIYHLDDQETPYLVKLSVPADKVTLADFKNVLKKPNYKFFFKSMDDDFGVVKEEISDDNAKLPCFNGRVVSWLVSGDGAHTDAGSVADSLDAPPPLERTGGIGDSRPPSYQSGKAASVRDSLDNDTETGSMVSQRRERERPRRKHTNEHGGRQNGLSSRPAGRGGPDYDSCSSFMSSELESTSCFDSEDDDATSRFSSSTEQSSSRLMRRHRRRRRKPKASNMDRSSSFSSITDSTMSLNIITVTLNMEKYNFLGISIVGQSNERGDGGIYIGSIMKGGAVAADGRIEPGDMLLQVNDINFENMSNDDAVRVLRDIVHKPGPITLTVAKCWDPNPRSCFALPRSEPIRPIDPAAWVSHTAAMTGVYPAYGMSPSMSTVTSTSSSISSSIPETERFDDFHLSIHSEMATVAKAMACPESGLEVRDRMWLKITIANAFIGSDVVDWLFHHVEGFSDRREARKYASNLLKAGYIRHTVNKITFSEQCYYIFGDLCGNMTHLSIHDHDGSSGGASDQDTLPPLPHPGAAPWPMALPYQFPIPHPYDLPQPFHGGPGAGSAGSQHSGSSGSNCSKNEGRKSGGSGSEPEIRSHRAPSERSVAPPSERSVRSSVSHRSANSHSIAYGPGLIYGPPGLPPQPQHLSTAAPGAPPGRELATVPPELTASRQSLRMAVGNAGEFFVDVM
- the LOC109991971 gene encoding segment polarity protein dishevelled homolog DVL-3 isoform X2; the encoded protein is MGETKIIYHLDDQETPYLVKLSVPADKVTLADFKNVLKKPNYKFFFKSMDDDFGVVKEEISDDNAKLPCFNGRVVSWLVSGDGAHTDAGSVADSLDAPPPLERTGGIGDSRPPSYHGKAASVRDSLDNDTETGSMVSQRRERERPRRKHTNEHGGRQNGLSSRPAGRGGPDYDSCSSFMSSELESTSCFDSEDDDATSRFSSSTEQSSSRLMRRHRRRRRKPKASNMDRSSSFSSITDSTMSLNIITVTLNMEKYNFLGISIVGQSNERGDGGIYIGSIMKGGAVAADGRIEPGDMLLQVNDINFENMSNDDAVRVLRDIVHKPGPITLTVAKCWDPNPRSCFALPRSEPIRPIDPAAWVSHTAAMTGVYPAYGMSPSMSTVTSTSSSISSSIPETERFDDFHLSIHSEMATVAKAMACPESGLEVRDRMWLKITIANAFIGSDVVDWLFHHVEGFSDRREARKYASNLLKAGYIRHTVNKITFSEQCYYIFGDLCGNMTHLSIHDHDGSSGGASDQDTLPPLPHPGAAPWPMALPYQFPIPHPYDLPQPFHGGPGAGSAGSQHSGSSGSNCSKNEGRKSGGSGSEPEIRSHRAPSERSVAPPSERSVRSSVSHRSANSHSIAYGPGLIYGPPGLPPQPQHLSTAAPGAPPGRELATVPPELTASRQSLRMAVGNAGEFFVDVM